Proteins from one Aspergillus nidulans FGSC A4 chromosome VIII genomic window:
- a CDS encoding chromatin modification protein (transcript_id=CADANIAT00001867) gives MASPSQAAPSTQPLTPPAEPSSTNNATTTNTTAAPSQQPTQPTSAPTTTPAPASQPAQIPSTSLKDSGKSRRPRDVRLIHMLLAAQGVTAYQERVPLQLLDFAYRYTSGVLQDAVHLTTEGYAGTGADTTTSSGNKGPPEVNSVTLPALRLSIASRLHYQFQTGLPKEFLMDVAAERNRVALPGATRGFDAGAGKPAASNSVLMAGMRLPPERFCLTGTGWKMSDEWESEGEEDIAAPEEKNDVMAGAEREEGEGEGDEDEDGKMEDIFGEDAVMGDDDGDKDMTDV, from the coding sequence ATGGCCTCACCAAGCCAGGCGGCACCTTCCACGCAACCGCTCACACCCCCAGCTGAACCCTCATCAACCAACAATGCCACAACCACAAACACAACGGCCGCCCCCTCACAACAACCGACACAGCCGACCAGCGCGCCTACAACAACCCCCGCCCCAGCCTCCCAACCCGCGCAAATTCCTTCGACGTCGCTGAAAGACAGCGGCAAGTCCCGTCGCCCACGCGACGTCCGCCTCATCCACATGCTGCTTGCCGCCCAAGGCGTCACAGCCTACCAAGAGCGCGtgccgctgcagctcctcgactTTGCATACCGCTACACATCCGGCGTGCTACAAGATGCGGTGCATCTTACAACAGAAGGATACGCGGGGACGGGAGCGGATACTACTACAAGCAGTGGGAATAAGGGTCCACCTGAAGTGAACTCTGTGACATTGCCAGCATTACGACTAAGCATCGCGTCGCGATTACACTATCAGTTCCAGACGGGTCTACCAAAGGAGTTTCTCATGGATGTTGCAGCAGAGAGGAATCGAGTTGCGCTGCCGGGTGCGACGAGGGGGTTTGACGCGGGTGCTGGTAAACCTGCGGCAAGTAACAGTGTGCTTATGGCGGGAATGAGGCTGCCGCCGGAGCGGTTTTGCCTCACGGGAACCGGGTGGAAGATGAGCGATGAGTGGGAGagtgagggcgaggaagacatTGCTGCtccggaggagaagaatgatgtTATGGCTGGTGCTGAGcgggaagaaggcgagggtgaaggggatgaagatgaggatgggaagatggaggataTTTTCGGGGAAGACGCAGTTATGGGAGACGATGATGgggacaaggatatgacGGATGTTTAG
- a CDS encoding 5'-methylthioadenosine/S-adenosylhomocysteine nucleosidase family protein (transcript_id=CADANIAT00001868): protein MFRAQDYTVGWVSAIPVELAAAAEMLDEEHPDLPHDPNDDNIYTLGRIGYHNVVIACLPIGRYGTASAATVAIRMQAKFPSLRFGLMVGVGGGVPGTTDLRLGDVVVSQPSGEHGGVVQYDAGTATASGFIRKGFLNCPPPILLNALSKLRANHLRHRSKVMEHLSVFDSLPRFQRVNAGYDKLFTSTYTHVGGPTCDACSEDHLVVRKPRENQAVEIHYGTVASGNQVIRNGITRDRLSKELGGVLCFEMEAAGLMNGFPCLIVRGICDYCDTHKNKSWQPYAAAAAAAYVKDLLSVIPAAELVEAPTVERSLESYEPKPIHLTTHFQTAQQSGPRSVCDASHVTRLAQLAYALYSSFRGVEGPSSLVSELSDELFSLHCSLCHLAKYISILGLTSNDPDSSTSNVFKRPGVLILRCNYVLKELQGFSDNNQHQAKQKESNTVHSRSRSLPPVQWASYRNKLEQMHAEVQWCLSSVDILVDALLQSKRSPKRPEGHPKSGASEPLRLANYADGQSGHSNLISSRRQLLSAQNVLPPKPTPRGPNSHGTVFNLRSLAANIPSIAFHATKLTNINHPESIDIAGTTTTQPMDGRIFSNRTGSTKVPRKTSTSTDPPTFSASTPPEVWLSTIRLQLAEWASTAAESSQDKRSRQRYLCRALMSLNSYIGSLEDVTSRRQLREKLEQRGLMQVILEMKAVVGDLVMLEKQVEVYFDDKMDDGVVY from the exons ATGTTTCGAGCACAGGACTACACGGTGGGCTGGGTCAGCGCCATCCCCGTCGAACTAGCCGCCGCTGCAGAaatgctggacgaggagcatCCGGACCTCCCTCACGACCCTAACGACGACAACATTTATACCCTTGGCCGAATCGGGTATCACAATGTTGTCATTGCCTGTCTTCCTATCGGCAGATACGGCACAGCATCTGCGGCCACTGTGGCCATCCGAATGCAGGCAAAGTTTCCCAGTCTTCGATTCGGCCTGATGGTGGGCGTTGGCGGAGGCGTTCCAGGCACTACCGACCTACGACTCGGCGATGTGGTTGTCAGCCAGCCGTCTGGAGAGCATGGTGGTGTCGTCCAGTATGATGCTGGAACCGCGACAGCATCGGGGTTCATACGAAAGGGCTTCCTGAATTGCCCGCCTCCGATCCTGCTCAACGCCCTGAGCAAGTTGCGCGCAAACCATCTGAGACACCGTAGCAAGGTCATGGAGCATTTATCGGTGTTTGACAGCTTACCCCGCTTTCAGCGTGTCAATGCTGGATACGACAAACTGTTCACGTCAACATATACCCACGTGGGAGGGCCGACCTGCGACGCATGCAGTGAAGACCACCTGGTCGTTCGAAAGCCAAGAGAGAACCAAGCAGTTGAAATCCATTATGGAACTGTCGCATCGGGGAACCAGGTCATCAGAAACGGCATTACTCGAGACCGGCTGAGTAAAGAGCTCGGGGGTGTGCTGTGCTTTGAGATGGAAGCTGCAGGCTTGATGAACGGCTTCCCATGCCTTATCGTTCGGGGCATCTGTGACTACTGTGATACCCATAAGAACAAGAGCTGGCAGCCGtatgctgctgcggccgcCGCTGCATATGTAAAAGACCTTTTGTCCGTGATCCCTGCAGCCGAGCTTGTGGAGGCACCCACGGTGGAAAGGAGCCTGGAATCGTATGAACCCAAGCCTATTCATCTAACGACACATTTTCAGACGGCTCAGCAGAGTGGCCCGCGCTCAGTCTGTGACGCAAGCCATGTTACCAGGTTGGCCCAGCTCGCATATGCACTCTACAGCTCATTTCGGGGCGTGGAGGGGCCGTCCTCTCTTGTGAGCGAACTATCCGACGAGCTCTTCTCACTTCACTGCTCACTTTGCCATCTTGCAAAGTATATTAGCATTCTTGGCCTAACCAGCAATGACCCTGACTCATCGACTAGCAATGTGTTCAAGAGACCTGGTGTCTTGATCCTCCGCTGCAATTACGTGCTAAAGGAACTCCAAGGGTTTTCTGATAATAACCAACACCAAGCGAAACAGAAGGAGTCCAATACAGTGCATTCCAGGAGTCGATCACTTCCTCCGGTTCAGTGGGCGTCATATCGAAACAAGCTTGAACAGATGCATGCGGAGGTCCAATGGTGCCTCTCGTCCGTCGACATTCTAGTAGATGCCTTGCTACAGTCAAAGAGAAGTCCAAAAAGGCCTGAAGGCCATCCCAAAAGTGGGGCATCAGAGCCTCTACGACTTGCAAATTATGCAGATGGACAGTCAGGACATTCGAATCTGATATCATCACGTCGGCAGCTCCTAAGTGCGCAGAATGTTCTGCCACCGAAGCCAACGCCCCGGGGACCAAACAGTCATG GGACAGTATTCAATTTGAGATCCCTGGCTGCAAACATACCTTCGATTGCGTTTCATGCCACCAAGCTCACCAACATCAACCATCCTGAATCAATAGACATCGCAGGCACCACGACTACCCAACCCATGGATGGCCGAATATTCTCAAATCGGACGGGCTCAACCAAAGTCCCTCGCAAAACGTCCACAAGCACAGATCCGCCTAccttctctgcctccacACCACCCGAGGTCTGGCTTAGCACTATTCGATTACAGCTCGCTGAGTGGGCCTCCACCGCGGCAGAATCATCTCAGGATAAGCGCTCTCGGCAAAGGTACTTGTGCCGTGCATTGATGTCTCTCAATTCCTATATTGGGTCCCTTGAGGATGTCACCTCCAGGCGCCAGCTTCGGGAGAAGCTAGAACAGCGCGGCCTGATGCAGGTGATTTTGGAGATGAAAGCAGTAGTTGGAGATCTGGTGATGTTGGAAAAGCAGGTTGAAGTTTATTTTGATGATAAAATGGATGATGGGGTTGTTTATTAG
- a CDS encoding uncharacterized protein (transcript_id=CADANIAT00001869): protein MVHITVKGLEVEKDTAGSSSTSFDLPAETTLADLVRQIRERGYTAPEELARERDDGRRGRSYKPYAKYLLNHPTESLVVSGDCPSNYDERRINVHDTFLHFLSLQSPSKALSARLEGDQKILVDDRLELIFHRTLRMPDDDKIHPLPDSRGQFPLFNVEAFASQLPERITKRGGIFFPMWQREALWIQFSHSGGNTHYAIRVNIGHINVVSGLDIYEVSDKQDYLVVPGQQWLDGIAEAVGSGYTVEGQVSGKEKFGGIQIEVVPSYERDTHTFRCSTEQGRVKYAAEHDTPGDYALKDGDKVSMALKPSTYRGQARLCDFLDDGESFEETENLCLKSVYTMPAILAATSSNPVPSKGMVRFRGSSEEKQKSGLGGFGSGVSSLLGKLTSILNGVDLEYYDVAETIAETSDFLLNTRGGTLSGLGSRCAATEQSSKPITLREMGIAAGGKLMQEIVQDSSPKGIWNTARARLPNIHILQPSDFEAVTHIVPPKTPITTEEYIKAGIPFYAVEEDPDRRLDGSATLAGVKSISAMDNEVGVDEADTEFDPLKPKRIRPCNHQFCHMCVKAVAPAGKTSHDEQKRCPVCAAVVSHVAGFSAPMNLPGEETFKVEVPVAMLEVQDGRAAFESVVKMRL from the exons ATGGTCCATATCACTGTCAAAGGCTTAGAGGTGGAAAAAGACACGGCTGGTTCGAGCAGCACGAGCTTTGATCTGCCGGCTGAGACCACGCTCGCCGACCTTGTTCGTCAGATACGTGAGCGAGGATATACGGCCCCCGAGGAGCTCgctcgagaaagagacgacGGGCGTCGTGGCCGTAGTTATAAGCCGTATGCCAAGTACTTGCTCAACCATCCTACTGAGTCCCTAGTAGTTTCGGGGGACTGTCCGTCAAATTACGATGAACGACGCATCAATGTACACGATACctttctccattttctcaGCCTTCAGTCCCCGAGCAAGGCTCTCTCGGCAAGGCTGGAAGGTGACCAGAAGATTCTGGTTGACGATCGACTCGAACTGATCTTTCATCGCACCCTACGCATGCCCGACGATGACAAGATCCATCCCCTCCCGGATTCACGCGGTCAATTTCCTCTTTTTAACGTTGAGGCTTTTGCCTCTCAACTGCCAGAACGGATCACGAAGCGCGGTGGCATCTTCTTTCCTATGTGGCAGCGAGAGGCTCTCTGGATTCAGTTCAGTCACAGCGGGGGCAATACTCATTATGCCATTCGGGTCAACATCGGCCACATCAACGTTGTCAGTGGTCTCGATATCTACGAGGTCTCTGACAAACAGGATTACCTCGTCGTCCCCGGCCAACAGTGGCTCGACGGTATTGCT GAGGCAGTGGGCTCTGGATACACCGTCGAGGGCCAAGTCAGCGGCAAAGAGAAATTTGGCGGAATCCAGATCGAGGTCGTTCCTTCTTATGAACGAGACACTCACACGTTCAGATGCTCAACCGAGCAAGGACGCGTCAAGTATGCGGCCGAGCATGATACCCCTGGCGACTATGCGCTGAAAGACGGCGACAAAGTGTCCATGGCGCTAAAGCCATCTACATATAGAGGGCAGGCTAGACTTTGTGATTTCCTTGACGATGGCGAAAGTTTTGAAGAAACCGAGAACCTCTGCCTGAAG AGTGTTTACACCATGCCAGCTATCCTGGCGGCCACAAGCTCCAATCCAGTTCCCTCAAAAGGCATGGTCAGATTCAGGGGTTCCAGCGAGGAGAAACAGAAATCCGGGCTTGGTGGCTTTG GATCTGGCGTTTCAAGCCTACTGGGGAAATTGACGTCTATCCTAAATGGTGTAGACCTCGAATACTACGATGTGGCTGAAACGATAGCTGAGACTTCCGACTTCCTATTGAACACTCGGGGAGGCACTCTATCGGGGTTGGGATCCCGTTGCGCAGCTACAGAGCAATCTAGCAAGCCTATAACCCTACGGGAGATGGGGATTGCAGCAGGCGGGAAACTAATGCAGGAAATCGTCCAGGACAGCTCCCCAAAGGGTATCTGGAACACGGCGAGGGCGAGGCTACCGAATATTCACATCCTCCAGCCCTCTGACTTCGAGGCCGTGACACACATCGTTCCTCCGAAGACACCGATCACTACCGAAGAATACATTAAAGCTGGTATACCTTTTTACGCGGTAGAAGAGGACCCTGATCGGCGACTAGACGGATCGGCCACCTTGGCTGGGGTAAAGAGTATCAGCGCCATGGACAACGAGGTTGGCGTTGACGAGGCAGACACTGAGTTTGACCCATTGAAGCCGAAACG AATCCGCCCCTGTAACCACCAATTTTGTCACATGTGCGTCAAGGCTGTTGCTCCAGCTGGCAAGACTTCACACGATGAACAAAAGCGCTGCCCGGTTTGTGCAGCCGTTGTTTCCCATGTTGCCGGCTTCTCCGCGCCCATGAATCTGCCCGGGGAGGAAACGTTCAAGGTGGAAGTTCCCGTTGCTATGTTGGAGGTTCAGGACGGAAGAGCTGCTTTTGAATCTGtggtgaagatgaggttgtAG
- a CDS encoding uncharacterized protein (transcript_id=CADANIAT00001870), with amino-acid sequence MSYQQPPYDQQQYGYPPQGPPMQYQQPPPQVIVQEEKKDRGCLATCLATIFCCWLCGETCECCLDCLTCCC; translated from the exons ATGTCTTACCAACAACCTCCGTACGACCAGCAACAATA TGGCTACCCTCCTCAGGGACCACCT ATGCAATAccaacaacctcctccaCAAGTAATcgtccaagaagaaaagaaagatagAGGATGTTTAGCTACTTG TCTGGCGACgatattctgctgctggctttgCGGGGAGACGTGCGAATGCTGCCTTGATTGTCTAACTTGCTGCTGTTAG
- a CDS encoding WW domain-containing protein (transcript_id=CADANIAT00001871), which produces MSFFKELTKEFKELKASLSGEGDKEKEKEKEKEKEKEKEKEKEQQQAHEREGQRAFDPSHDPGYGAGYGPGPGPGYPPQHQQPLSSPPPSGPPLPPGWVAQFDHASQRWYYIEQATGISRWEPPAYPAPYGQYGQPQVPQYAGAPVYPQGQQGPDPYYGGGPGQDRGYHPGYGPQGGYAPGYGYSQGGEHYSGEKSGKDKDKSKDDKKAMLLAGAGGLAVGAVGGALIANALDDSDDETRAAAAAASAPPEATAPPPVGLPPDETADGDSVSSSDREEVLEARQEYERAQLAAQDSDASSSEEEALEEAREEYEEIYEEVYDD; this is translated from the exons atgtccttcttcaaggagctGACgaaggagttcaaggagctcaaggctTCGCTATCTGGTGAAGGagacaaagagaaggagaaggaaaaagaaaaggagaaggaaaaagaaaaggagaaggagaaggagcaacAGCAGGCACACGAAAGAGAGGGCCAGCGCG CATTCGACCCATCCCACGACCCCGGATATGGCGCCGGATACGGGCCCGGTCCTGGCCCAGGCTACCCTCCCCAGCACCAACAGCCACTAAGCAGTCCACCCCCCAGCGGACCGCCCCTGCCCCCTGGGTGGGTGGCCCAGTTCGACCACGCCAGCCAACGATGGTACTACATCGAGCAGGCCACAGGCATTTCCCGCTGGGAGCCGCCTGCGTACCCGGCGCCATACGGGCAGTACGGCCAGCCCCAGGTTCCGCAGTATGCGGGGGCGCCTGTTTATCCCCAAGGACAGCAGGGTCCGGACCCATACTATGGAGGAGGGCCCGGGCAGGATCGAGGGTATCACCCGGGGTACGGACCACAGGGAGGGTACGCCCCTGGGTATGGTTACTCGCAGGGAGGAGAACACTATAGTGGAGAGAAGTCGGGCAAGGATAAGGATAAGAGCAAGGATGATAAGAAAGCTATGCTCCTTGCAGGTGCTGGCGGTCTTGCTGTGGGCGCTGTCGGAGGTGCGCTGATTGCGAATGCACTCG ACGACTCGGACGATGAAACCCgcgcggcggcagcagcagcatcggcGCCGCCAGAGGCCACTGCTCCTCCACCTGTTGGTCTCCCCCCAGATGAGACGGCGGACGGTGACTCCGTTTCCTCCAGCGACCGTGAGGAGGTTCTGGAGGCTCGACAGGAATATGAGCGGGCGCAGCTGGCGGCACAAGACTCCGATGCATCGAgcagtgaggaggaggcgctggaagaGGCCAGGGAGGAGTACGAGGAGATCTATGAGGAAGTGTACGATGACTAG
- a CDS encoding uncharacterized protein (transcript_id=CADANIAT00001872) → MFTSRSLIYQLALLVLYLPLRHAFPLSSVSGSAAGPDSNDSDLWFNLSAAVALVLIGGVFAGLTIALMGQDAVHLQVLATSGDGPEQKHARTVLGLISKGKHWVLVTLLLGNVVVNESLPIVLDKTLGGGWPAVLGSTVLIVIFGEIIPQSVCVRYGLPIGAYLSPAVLVLMYAFAPVAWPTARLLDYLLGENHGTVYKKSGLKTLVTLHKSLGSQPAERLTEDEVTIITAVLDLKAKPVREIMTPMESVFTMPSNAVLDEKTMELILSAGFSRIPVHAPGNPGDFLGMLLVKTLITYDPDDAKRVKEFVLATLPETSPDTSCLDILNYFQEGHSHMALVSESPGSNGGALGVVTLEDVVEELIGEEIIDESDRHEPSSKPAFPAVERQPSLPTPAPALTLDARTLRRSSTAPLAKTGLISTIPPEQRQQLDNLAPSNLARSPKQTRFPFVKIKRAGSGRASDTANGVGKDSGAVADENTPLLN, encoded by the exons ATGTTTACTTCAAGATCCCTCATCTATCAGCTGGCCTTGCTTGTATTGTACTTACCTCTCAGGCATGCTTTCCCACTGAGCTCAGTGTCAGGCTCTGCCGCAGGCCCAGACAGTAATGACTCCGACCTGTGGTTCAATCTCAGCGCGGCTGTCGCGCTGGTCCTGATTGGAGGCGTATTTGCCGGTTTAACAATCGC ACTGATGGGTCAAGATGCAGTCCACCTCCAGGTCCTAGCAACATCCGGCGATGGCCCCGAGCAGAAACACGCTCGTACGGTCCTGGGCCTCATCAGCAAGGGGAAACACTGGGTTCTCGTCACTCTTTTGCTAGGTAATGTTGTTGTTAACGAGAGCTTACCGATCGTCCTTGACAAAACCCTCGGTGGAGGGTGGCCTGCGGTGCTGGGCAGCACAGTCTTGATCG TGATCTTTGGCGAAATCATCCCCCAGTCTGTCTGCGTGCGCTACGGTCTCCCGATCGGCGCCTATCTGTCGCCCGCGGTCCTGGTATTGATGTACGCCTTCGCCCCGGTCGCCTGGCCCACGGCGCGGCTCCTTGATTACCTCCTCGGCGAGAATCACGGGACGGTCTACAAGAAATCTGGCCTGAAGACGCTTGTGACGCTGCACAAATCGCTGGGCTCGCAGCCTGCTGAGCGCCTGACCGAAGACGAGGTCACCATCATCACGGCTGTACTGGATCTCAAAGCGAAACCGGTCAGGGAGATCATGACACCCATGGAGAGTGTTTTTACCATGCCCAGCAATGCGGTCTTGGATGAAAAGACAATGGAATTGATCCTCTCTGCGGGATTCAGTAGAATCCCTGTTCATGCTCCCGGAAACCCGGGTGACTTTCTCGGCATGCTGCTGGTCAAGACGCTGATCACGTATGACCCTGATGACGCAAAGAGGGTTAAAGAGTTTGTGCTGGCGACATTGCCGGAGACGAGTCCCGATACGAGCTGCCTTGACATCCTGAACTACTTCCAGGAAGGTCACAGCCATATGGCTCTGGTTTCGGAGAGCCCGGGGAGTAATGGGGGCGCGTTGGGCGTCGTCACGCTggaggatgtggtggaggagttgatCGGAGA GGAGATCATCGACGAATCCGACAGGCACGAGCCCTCTTCCAAACCAGCATTCCCTGCCGTCGAACGGCAACCCAGCCTGCCaaccccagcgccagccctAACCCTAGACGCCCGCACCCTTCGCCGGTCCTCGACAGCACCTCTGGCCAAAACAGGACTCATAAGCACCATTCCGCCggagcagcggcagcagctcgATAACCTGGCGCCGTCGAACCTGGCGCGGAGTCCCAAGCAGACCAGGTTCCCATTTGTCAAGATTAAGCGGGCTGGATCCGGACGAGCAAGTGATACTGCAAATGGGGTTGGCAAGGACTCTGGGGCTGTGGCTGATGAGAACACACCTTTGTTAAACTAG
- a CDS encoding uncharacterized protein (transcript_id=CADANIAT00001873), with the protein MAGGAGLHAYIFGSDRLLSIDAALTRGLTYGVAYHLSPYPVTEPDDQWSPTSSFVMPRGIKLCVPEA; encoded by the exons ATGGCTGGTGGA GCCGGTCTGCACGCATACATCTTCGGCTCGGACCGATTGCTGTCCATAGATGCGGCATTGACGAGAGGCTTGACGTATGGAGTTGCATATCACCTTT CTCCATATCCCGTGACTGAACCAGACGACCAATGGAGTCCCACATCCAGTTTTGTTATGCCTCGGGGTATCAAGCTATgtgtgcctgaggcatga